Part of the Paenibacillus sp. JNUCC32 genome is shown below.
TCCCGTTGCCAGGGTAATGATGCGCTTGGCGCGATGGACCAGCTTATTGTTCGACGGGTTGAGGTCAACCATCAGGTTTTTGTACACCTTGCCGATCCGAATCATGGCGGTTGTCGTCAGCATGTTCAGAATCAGCTTCTGAGAGGTGCCGGCCTTCATGCGCGTGGAGCCCATGATGACCTCGGGACCCACGACGGCCTCGATCACGAATTCGGCATACTGATGCATCGGCGATTCGTAATTGTTGCACAAACCGATAACAACGGCCCCTCTTTCCTTGGCGCGTCTCATGGCGCCAAGGACATACGGCGTGCGCCCGCTTGCAGCGATGCCAAGAACGACGTCCTTCTCGTTGATACCGTTTTCATTGATATCCTGCTCGCCGAGCTCTTCGCTATCCTCAGCGCCTTCGATGGCCTCTTTGACGGCCTTGAAGCCGCCGGCAATCAACCCCTGCACCATGGACGGGTCCGTTCCATAGGTAGGCGGGCACTCGGATGCGTCCAGAATCCCGATGCGACCGCTGGTCCCCGCACCGATGTAAAACAATCTGCCGCCCTTCTGGAAAGCATCGACAACGTGATCGGCCGCCCTGGCAATCAGAGGAATGAGTTCGCGAATCGCATCGGTGATCAGGCTATCTTCATTGTTGATGAGGATCATGATTTGTTCCGAGCTCAACTGATCAATGTTCTGGGTATTTTCGTGAGGCTGTTCGGTTGTCAATTGACTTAGAATATTCGTCATGAGACAGGTCTCCTTTTTTGCCTTGGAATATGGACGGGCACTGATGATGTGGAAGCTACAGCAAGTCAGAGACGCCGTCAGTAAATAGCTTGCAGGCCAACAGGGCCCCGCCCTGCGCGGGCGTTCGCTCACGGTTTCCTTCAGGGAAACGGAGCAGGGGGTAACGTGTAAGCATAAGGCTGGTGTACGTCTCCCGGAACCATCGTGAATGCCTGAAAATCGAGCCGATTCCCACAAGCTCGCTCTCGGCGAATTCGGCGTTCTGTCGAATGAGCGCGCAAGTGGTATCGGCCAGCTCTTCGGCCTGCTGCCTGATAATGCGTAGTGCCGTTTCATCGCCGGCGTCGGCTGCCTCGATGCAGCAGCGGGCGAAGGAGGCGATATCCTGTTTCGTTATAGCGGGCTGGTAAATGTAAGATTTGAGGTCGGTAATATGCCGGATCGGGTAGGCTGCAACGATCAGGCTGCTCATGAGGGTGGGGGGCGTTATGCCTTCATGGCTCTTGATCACGGATTTCAGAGTCTGAAGTCCGATCTGATAACCGCTGCCTTCATCTCCGAGAAGATGTCCCCAACCACCGACGCGGTGGATGTCTCCCGATTGGGTGATGCCGTA
Proteins encoded:
- the murQ gene encoding N-acetylmuramic acid 6-phosphate etherase codes for the protein MTNILSQLTTEQPHENTQNIDQLSSEQIMILINNEDSLITDAIRELIPLIARAADHVVDAFQKGGRLFYIGAGTSGRIGILDASECPPTYGTDPSMVQGLIAGGFKAVKEAIEGAEDSEELGEQDINENGINEKDVVLGIAASGRTPYVLGAMRRAKERGAVVIGLCNNYESPMHQYAEFVIEAVVGPEVIMGSTRMKAGTSQKLILNMLTTTAMIRIGKVYKNLMVDLNPSNNKLVHRAKRIITLATGASEEAVEKAYHEAGAHVKTAIVMLLANVSAAEASKLLDGTSGFVRSAIDMKTTK
- a CDS encoding BadF/BadG/BcrA/BcrD ATPase family protein, which produces MEIFIGVDGGGTKTEATAINSAGEVLSRFTGGSTNPYIVTFDKAMEELQTVLDELLSPLFNKSYLLTSICLGMSGISSVEERQRVQSHLRSYFRQRQLSLRIYMRSEAEISLMAVLGRQHGILAISGTGSNTYGITQSGDIHRVGGWGHLLGDEGSGYQIGLQTLKSVIKSHEGITPPTLMSSLIVAAYPIRHITDLKSYIYQPAITKQDIASFARCCIEAADAGDETALRIIRQQAEELADTTCALIRQNAEFAESELVGIGSIFRHSRWFRETYTSLMLTRYPLLRFPEGNRERTPAQGGALLACKLFTDGVSDLL